The following DNA comes from Sphingopyxis sp. BSN-002.
TCGAGACGGTCTGGGGCCGCGGTTATGTCCTTCGCGACATCGACGAAGAAGGGAATGAAGTGCGCCGGGTCGCCTGAGCCGCTTCGACACAAGAGTTTTAACGGGGGACACCGGCGCGGAGCGATCCGCGCCGGTTTTCTGTTTGGGGGTGCCGGGTAGGGCGCGCACCACTTTAAATGTTGAGTTTGCGGTCCGTACAAGCTATCGGGCCGGCCGCCGATACCGGCATTGTTTCTGAACTGGAAAGGAGAAAGTCATGCGAGCAGCGTCGATCCGCAACGCAACATTTTCCGATTTCCAGACTATTCAGGAACAAATTGCATGGGCAATTTCCTTCCGGGCGACTGCGTTCGCCTGACCCCGTTGCGCGGCGCGGATGCCGCCGGCTATCTTTCGTCACTTTCAATCGCTGTCCGTTCGCAGCTCCCGGATCGGGGGGAGGCGCGGCATGCGGCATGACATGTTCAAGATCATCGTCGAGCGGCCGCGCTGGGGCGCGAGCCATGCGGCATCTGCCAAACTGAAAAGGAGTGATCCCGATTGTAAATTTCTCGGTCTGAAGCGGCACGCCAACCGCGAGGCGCCCTACACCAAATCGCTGAACGAAAATCTGGCGCCGCTGGTCCGCTTCTTGAGAAGCCGGCGCGGGCGTCGCTGGGACGATGTGTTCAGTGAAATCTGCGCGCGGCTGGATACCGGCAGCACGGTGAAGATGCACGTCCGGCTGCACCTGGACGACATCGTGGCTACCCGGATCTCGATCGGGCGGCGGGGTGAATGGATGATCGAGGGCGAGGTACTCGACAGCCCTCGCCGCTGGTCGCGACTTCGCCAGTTCTTCGTCGATCCGCGGGACGGGATTCTCAAGGATAGTGCCGAGTTTCCATGGCACCTCATGCCCGCGCGCGGCGGGCAGGGAGAAGGCGCATGACGAAGGCAAGTATCAGGATCATCGCATCCGACCTTTCGCGGGTGGATCCGCTCGCCTTGGACCAGCTTGCGCGAGCCGCCGAGTTCGAGGGCCTTGCCCGGATCGTCGGTTTGCCGGACCTTCACGCCGGCCGCGGGATTGCGGTGGGGGCCGCATACTGGTCACCCGACATGCTGTTCCCGCATCTCGTCGGTAGTGATATCGGTTGCGGAATGGCGCTTTGGGAAACCGACCAGCCCGTGCGCAGGTTCCGGCTCGATGCAGCCGCGCGCAAGCTTCGCGGTCTGGATGAGCCTTGGGACGGCGACGCAGGCGCGGCGCTCTCGAAGGCGAAGATCGATCCGGCGCTCGGCGGAGCGGCGCTGGGGACCATAGGCGGCGGCAATCATTTTGCCGAGTTCCAGCGCGTCGAACGGATTGTCGACATCGACCGGTTCGAGGCATTCGGCTTTCGTCCCGATGCCGTCTGGCTCATGGTCCACAGCGGTTCGCGCGGGTTGGGACAGGCGATCCTCGACGACTGGACGCGATCCCGCGGCACCGCGCCGGCCGAGGCATCGGGCGAGGCGGGGGCGGCGTATCTCGCCGCGCATGACCGGGCGGTCGGCTGGGCGGTTCTCAATCGCGAGATCATAGCACGCCGATTCTGCGAAAAGCTGGGTCTGGCGGCCGTGCGAAGGCTCGACATCTGCCACAACAGCGTCACGCCGTACGAAGGCGGATGGCTGCATCGGAAGGGAGCGGCGCCGGCAGACCGGGGGCTGGTCGTGATTCCGGGGTCGCGCGGCGATTTCAGCTATCTGGTCGAACCCGTCGTCGGGCAAGCGGCCGGGGCCCTCTGTTCGCTGGCTCATGGCGCCGGCCGGAAATGGGGTCGCAACGACGCGCATGGCCGGCTGTCGAAGCGGTTTCGGCCGTCCGACCTTGAGCGCACGGCGCTTGGGGGGCGTGTGATCTGCGAGGATCGTCGGCTGATTTTCGAGGAAGCCCCGCAGGCATACAAGGACATCGGCGGTGTTGTCGGCGACCTTGAGGCCGCGGGACTGATCCGTGTCATCGCGAGCCTTCGACCCCTGCTGAGCTACAAGACGAGGCGTTCATGAGCGAGATCATCCTGCACCTGTCGTCGGGTCACGGGCCCGAAGAGTGCCGATGGGTTGTCGGTCAGCTGGCGCATATCTTTGCAAAGGAAGCCGCCAAGGCCGGCGTGCGCTGCGAGCCGATGGAACCAGCGAGCGGCAATCCGGCCTCGCTGATGCTGCGGGTTTCGGGCGAGGGCGCCGACCGGTTTGCCGGAGAGCGGGAGGGCACGGTCCTGTGGGTCGGCGCCAGCCCGTTCCGGCCCCATCATCGACGAAGAAACTGGTTCGTGGGGGTGACGAGGGTCCCGCCGATCGAGGCCATCGGCGAATTGCGCGAAGAGGATGTCGTATATCAGGCAATGCGTGCGTCCGGCCCGGGCGGGCAGCATGTCAACAAGACTGACAGCGCGGTCCGTGCCACGCATATTCCCACGGGGCTCGTCACGGTGGTGCAGGATCAGCGATCGCAGCACGCCAATCGCAAGCTTGCCTGTATCAAGCTCGCGATGATGCTGATCGAACGGCGCGAGGAAAATATGCGCGGCGCGCGGAAGGATGGATGGGATCGCAACCAGCAACTGGAGCGCGGCAGTCCCGTCCGGGCCTATGTGGGCCCCGATTACCGGCTCCGGTAACCTGCATAACCTGTAGCCGGCCGGGTCACCTTTTCCGACCGAAATGCCCCGGCAATGTCGTGGCGCGCGTCAGGCCGGGGCGCCAGGTGTCGATCTTCGGCGCGGGGACGATCTGGAAATCGGCGATGCTGTCGGCGGTGCGCAGTTCGTCGCCGTGCGCGACGCGCAGGCGGACGGTCTCGACCGGCTTGTCGGTTTCGATGCCGAAGCGCTTGTCGACGACCCAGCGCACGGTGCCCAGCATCGGCTCGTGCCCGGGCAGGAAGATGGTGATGCGTTCGCCGATGTTCAGGACATGGGGTCCTACGCCGCCGACGCCGGTTTCGGAGACATTCCGCAGCGTGACATCGAAACGGCTGAGTCGCTGGCAGCCGAGCGCCGCCTTGACCAGACGCGACTGTCGCGGCTGGCGCTTTTCATCCGGTGCGGTTGAGGCGGAAGCCTCGGGATTCGGCATGGGCGACCAACATTCTACGCCGCCCGGCCACCCACGCCCGGCGGTTATTTTGGTCCCATCGATGCCATAACGCGCGAAGGTAAATTTTCGTTTGCTTTGTTCGACAATTAAGATGCCGGCGGAAGGCCCCCGAACGTCACGATGCTTTCCTCGCCGGTTGCCGAAACCGCTGAAACCCCGAAGAAATTATCGTCGACCACGACGCCGGGCAAAATTAACTCGTTCGCCGGACCCGACGGAACGAGCCTGCTGTCGGTCCAGTCGCTTCGGTCGGCGCGCCGCCAGCGAATGCGATAGGATGCCGCGCCCTCGACCGGGGT
Coding sequences within:
- a CDS encoding PilZ domain-containing protein, with translation MPNPEASASTAPDEKRQPRQSRLVKAALGCQRLSRFDVTLRNVSETGVGGVGPHVLNIGERITIFLPGHEPMLGTVRWVVDKRFGIETDKPVETVRLRVAHGDELRTADSIADFQIVPAPKIDTWRPGLTRATTLPGHFGRKR
- the prfH gene encoding peptide chain release factor H, with protein sequence MSEIILHLSSGHGPEECRWVVGQLAHIFAKEAAKAGVRCEPMEPASGNPASLMLRVSGEGADRFAGEREGTVLWVGASPFRPHHRRRNWFVGVTRVPPIEAIGELREEDVVYQAMRASGPGGQHVNKTDSAVRATHIPTGLVTVVQDQRSQHANRKLACIKLAMMLIERREENMRGARKDGWDRNQQLERGSPVRAYVGPDYRLR
- a CDS encoding RNA ligase RtcB family protein, with amino-acid sequence MTKASIRIIASDLSRVDPLALDQLARAAEFEGLARIVGLPDLHAGRGIAVGAAYWSPDMLFPHLVGSDIGCGMALWETDQPVRRFRLDAAARKLRGLDEPWDGDAGAALSKAKIDPALGGAALGTIGGGNHFAEFQRVERIVDIDRFEAFGFRPDAVWLMVHSGSRGLGQAILDDWTRSRGTAPAEASGEAGAAYLAAHDRAVGWAVLNREIIARRFCEKLGLAAVRRLDICHNSVTPYEGGWLHRKGAAPADRGLVVIPGSRGDFSYLVEPVVGQAAGALCSLAHGAGRKWGRNDAHGRLSKRFRPSDLERTALGGRVICEDRRLIFEEAPQAYKDIGGVVGDLEAAGLIRVIASLRPLLSYKTRRS